From a single Candidatus Brocadiaceae bacterium genomic region:
- the uvrB gene encoding excinuclease ABC subunit UvrB has protein sequence MARFSLQADFQPAGDQPEAIRRLVERFRAGSTCETLLGATGTGKTFTMANLIQALELPTLIISHNKTLAAQLYGEFKEFFPDNAVGYFVSYYDYYQPEAYVPSRDLYIAKDASINQDIDRLRLAATTRLMQRRDVVIVASVSCIYGIGQPEDYRSMFVSVEVGQEIARDDLLGRLVEIQHTRSDAELRRGSFRVRGDVVEVYPAYEEIAYRVDFFGDCIDRIVVVDPLTGRALEDTGAVAIFPARHFVTPEDRIERVVADIEAELIERLDELRRQGKTAEMQRLEARTRYDMELLSEVGFCPGIENYARHISGRKPGERPACLLDYFPEDFLTIVDESHQTVPQIRSMHHGDRSRKQTLVDYGFRLPSAMDNRPLTFDEWEQMAPRVLFVSATPERYEVHRSGGRVVDQIIRPTGLVDPVVDVRPARGQVQDVIREVRARAERGERTLVTTLTKRLAEDLSDFLREEGLNGCYLHSEVQTIERVEILNDLRRGKYDVIVGVNLLREGLDLPEVSLVAVLDADREGFLRSDTSLIQTMGRCARNVNAVVILYADRITESMARAMEETQRRREKQMAFNEAHGIVPQTIRKSIQPGIDSEVQAWKRRIETPVVAEETADYVTAHRLDELEKEMDEAAARLDFERAALLRDRLRALRGQS, from the coding sequence ATGGCGCGGTTCTCGCTTCAGGCCGACTTCCAGCCCGCCGGCGACCAGCCGGAGGCCATCCGCCGGCTGGTCGAACGCTTCCGCGCCGGCAGCACGTGCGAGACGCTCCTGGGCGCCACGGGCACGGGCAAGACGTTCACCATGGCCAACCTGATCCAGGCCCTGGAACTCCCCACGCTCATCATCAGCCACAACAAGACGCTCGCCGCACAGCTCTACGGCGAGTTCAAGGAGTTCTTCCCCGACAACGCCGTCGGCTACTTCGTCAGCTACTACGACTACTACCAGCCCGAGGCCTACGTGCCCTCGCGCGATCTGTACATCGCCAAGGACGCCTCGATCAACCAGGACATCGACCGGCTGCGCCTGGCCGCGACCACCCGCCTGATGCAGCGGCGCGACGTGGTCATCGTGGCCAGCGTCTCGTGCATCTACGGGATCGGCCAGCCGGAGGACTACCGCAGCATGTTCGTCAGCGTGGAGGTCGGGCAGGAGATCGCCCGCGACGACCTGCTGGGCCGACTGGTCGAGATCCAGCATACCCGCAGCGACGCCGAGCTGCGTCGCGGCTCCTTCCGCGTCCGGGGCGACGTCGTGGAGGTCTACCCCGCCTACGAGGAGATCGCCTACCGCGTCGACTTCTTCGGGGACTGCATCGACCGGATCGTCGTCGTGGACCCGCTGACGGGCCGGGCACTGGAGGACACCGGCGCCGTCGCCATCTTCCCCGCCAGGCACTTCGTCACGCCCGAGGACCGCATCGAACGGGTGGTCGCCGACATCGAGGCCGAACTGATCGAACGCCTGGACGAGCTGCGCCGGCAGGGCAAGACGGCCGAGATGCAGCGCCTGGAGGCCCGCACGCGCTACGACATGGAACTGCTCTCGGAGGTCGGCTTCTGCCCCGGCATCGAGAACTACGCCCGCCATATCAGCGGCCGGAAACCGGGCGAACGGCCCGCCTGCCTGCTCGACTACTTCCCCGAGGACTTCCTGACCATCGTCGACGAAAGCCACCAGACCGTGCCGCAGATCCGCTCGATGCACCACGGCGACCGCTCCCGGAAGCAGACCCTCGTCGACTACGGCTTCCGCCTGCCGAGCGCGATGGACAACCGGCCGCTGACGTTCGACGAATGGGAGCAGATGGCGCCGCGCGTGCTGTTCGTCTCGGCCACGCCGGAACGCTACGAGGTGCACAGGAGCGGCGGCCGCGTCGTGGATCAGATCATCCGCCCCACCGGCCTCGTCGACCCCGTCGTGGACGTGCGGCCGGCCCGCGGGCAGGTCCAGGACGTCATACGCGAGGTGCGCGCGCGCGCCGAACGCGGCGAGCGCACGCTCGTGACCACCCTGACGAAGCGCCTGGCGGAGGACCTGTCCGACTTCCTGCGCGAGGAGGGCCTCAACGGCTGCTACCTGCACAGCGAGGTGCAGACGATCGAGCGCGTGGAGATACTGAACGATCTGCGCCGCGGCAAGTACGACGTGATCGTCGGCGTCAACCTCCTGCGCGAGGGGCTGGACCTGCCGGAGGTCTCGCTGGTCGCCGTGCTGGACGCCGATCGGGAGGGCTTCCTGCGGTCCGACACGTCCCTGATCCAGACGATGGGCCGGTGCGCGCGCAACGTCAACGCCGTCGTCATCCTCTACGCCGACCGGATCACCGAATCGATGGCACGGGCGATGGAGGAGACGCAGCGCCGCCGCGAGAAACAGATGGCCTTCAATGAGGCGCACGGCATCGTGCCGCAGACGATCCGCAAGTCCATCCAGCCGGGCATCGACTCCGAGGTGCAGGCGTGGAAGCGCCGGATCGAAACGCCGGTCGTTGCCGAGGAGACGGCCGACTACGTCACGGCCCATCGCTTGGACGAACTGGAGAAGGAGATGGATGAAGCGGCCGCGCGGCTGGACTTCGAGCGCGCCGCCCTCCTGCGCGACCGCCTCCGCGCCCTGCGGGGCCAATCCTGA
- a CDS encoding helix-hairpin-helix domain-containing protein, producing MSDRHSFSRTRWFALPGRELAVLVLGVGLVLAFVAAARAVDHVWGRGDLTVSGTGDATPLPARMNVNTSPAHELALLPGIGAQTADRIVRYRKEHGPFRSFEDLLGVKGIGPRTLERIRPHAMCAPLPGDPQPPED from the coding sequence ATGTCCGACAGACACTCCTTCAGCCGAACACGGTGGTTCGCACTGCCCGGCCGCGAACTGGCCGTGCTGGTGCTCGGCGTGGGGCTGGTGCTGGCGTTCGTGGCGGCCGCGCGCGCCGTGGATCACGTGTGGGGGCGCGGCGACCTGACGGTGTCCGGAACGGGCGACGCAACGCCGCTTCCCGCACGAATGAACGTGAACACGTCACCCGCGCACGAGCTGGCCCTGCTGCCGGGCATCGGCGCGCAGACGGCGGACCGCATCGTGCGGTACCGGAAGGAACACGGCCCGTTCCGCTCCTTCGAGGACCTCCTGGGCGTCAAGGGCATCGGCCCCAGGACGCTGGAGCGCATCCGCCCCCACGCCATGTGCGCCCCCTTGCCGGGCGACCCGCAGCCGCCGGAGGACTGA
- a CDS encoding DUF4416 family protein encodes MGTPSIPRPVSLVCSVLAGREPWLAAAKERLEEAFGPVDVESDVWPFGHTDYYEPEMGPALLRQVVGFRDLVMPDCLREAKRTTNRLERLLAEQLGETPARPVNLDAGYVSMDKLVLATTKDHAHRIYLGDGIYAECTLRWRAGAFVPWEWTYPDYATETLRDFFARVRRLYREKIRATKP; translated from the coding sequence ATGGGAACGCCGTCCATCCCCCGGCCGGTGAGCCTGGTCTGCTCGGTCCTGGCCGGACGGGAGCCGTGGCTGGCCGCGGCGAAGGAGCGCCTGGAAGAAGCGTTCGGCCCTGTGGACGTGGAGAGCGACGTCTGGCCCTTCGGACACACGGACTACTACGAGCCGGAGATGGGGCCCGCGCTGTTGCGGCAGGTGGTCGGCTTCCGCGATCTCGTGATGCCCGACTGCCTGCGCGAAGCGAAGCGGACGACGAATCGGCTGGAACGCCTGTTGGCCGAACAACTGGGCGAAACGCCGGCGAGGCCGGTGAACCTGGACGCGGGCTACGTGAGCATGGACAAACTGGTGCTGGCCACGACGAAGGACCACGCACACCGCATCTACCTGGGCGACGGCATCTACGCCGAGTGCACCCTGCGCTGGCGCGCCGGCGCGTTCGTGCCGTGGGAATGGACCTATCCGGACTACGCCACCGAGACGCTCCGGGATTTCTTCGCTCGAGTGCGGCGGCTGTACCGGGAGAAGATCAGGGCA